From one Leishmania infantum JPCM5 genome chromosome 29 genomic stretch:
- a CDS encoding 40S ribosomal protein S19-like protein: MTAPRNKIHRIGKRKGATLKDVSAWRWIKTAARHFKQEGKIFVPNCTEIMKSSHGRERAPQNPDWYYIRCAAVLRAIYLRPGVGYGGLSKRFGNKKNYGSRPEHTVTSSTGPLHWACKSLTKLGLVEPGAQAGQRLTRKGHKFADSLAFQVQIRKFGQSKA, encoded by the coding sequence ATGACTGCACCGAGGAACAAGATCCACCGCATCGGCAAGAGGAAGGGCGCGACCCTGAAGGACGTCAGCGCCTGGCGCTGGAtcaagacggcggcgcgccattTCAAACAGGAGGGCAAGATCTTTGTGCCGAACTGCACCGAGATCATGAAGAGCTCCCACGGCCGCGAGCGCGCGCCGCAGAACCCGGACTGGTACTAcatccgctgcgccgccgtcctgcGCGCCATCTACCTGCGCCCTGGCGTGGGTTACGGTGGCCTAAGCAAGCGCTTCGGCAACAAGAAGAACTACGGCAGCCGCCCCGAGCACACCGTGACCTCCTCTACCGGTCCCCTCCACTGGGCCTGCAAGTCGCTGACGAAGCTCGGCCTCGTGGAGCCTGGTGCGCAGGCTGGTCAGCGCCTGACCCGCAAGGGCCACAAGTTCGCTGACTCCCTGGCCTTCCAGGTTCAGATCCGCAAATTCGGCCAATCCAAGGCGTAA